The following proteins come from a genomic window of Lolium rigidum isolate FL_2022 chromosome 5, APGP_CSIRO_Lrig_0.1, whole genome shotgun sequence:
- the LOC124651975 gene encoding psbP domain-containing protein 4, chloroplastic isoform X1, which produces MSSLALFLPSSSSSLLLTKQAHPTKGRAAAVVRCRSGSHEQERDGMALLGRRDALASAAACGASVLGFAGDGLAVAGQGLLAGRIPGLSEPDKNGWRTYRRPDEKSGGHGVGWSPIIPYSFKVPGGWEEAPVSIADLGGTEIDLRFGNPKEGRLSVIVAPTRRFADDLEDATIEKIGSPEKVINAFGPEVIGENVEGKVLATATAEYSGRTYYQFELEPPHIFITATAAGNRLYLFSVTANGLQWKRHYKDLKQIAESFRVA; this is translated from the exons ATGAGCAGCTTAGCGCTGTTCTTGCCAAGCTCATCATCCTCTCTGCTCCTCACAAAGCAGGCCCACCCGACCAAGGGCAGGGCAGCTGCAGTTGTGAGGTGTAGGAGCGGATCACATGAGCAGGAGAGGGATGGGATGGCCTTGCTAGGGAGGAGGGATGCATTGGCGTCTGCGGCAGCTTGTGGAGCTTCAGTGCTTGGTTTTGCAGGTGATGGCCTCGCAGTGGCAGGGCAGGGCCTGCTGGCAGGGCGGATCCCTGGGCTGTCTGAACCTGATAAAAATG GTTGGAGAACATACCGTAGGCCAGATGAGAAGTCGGGTGGGCACGGAGTCGGTTGGAGTCCAATCATCCCCTACAGTTTCAAAGTTCCTGGTGGCTGGGAAGAG GCGCCAGTGTCGATTGCTGATCTCGGTGGCACGGAGATCGACCTACGGTTCGGGAACCCAAAGGAGGGCCGATTATCCGTCATCGTAGCACCCACTCGGAGGTTTGCAG ATGACCTTGAGGATGCCACAATCGAGAAGATCGGCTCACCAGAGAAGGTGATCAATGCCTTTGGACCAGAGGTCATCGGCGAGAATGTGGAAGGGAAGGTTTTGGCCACAGCCACAGCAGAGTATTCTGGAAGAACGTACTACCAGTTTGAGCTGGAGCCACCCCATATCTTCATCACGGCTACTGCTGCTGGGAATAGGCTCTACCTGTTCAGCGTAACTGCAAATG ggttGCAATGGAAGAGGCATTACAAGGATCTGAAGCAAATAGCAGAATCATTCCGCGTAGCCTAG
- the LOC124651975 gene encoding psbP domain-containing protein 4, chloroplastic isoform X2: MASQWQGRACWQGGSLGCLNLIKMIGWRTYRRPDEKSGGHGVGWSPIIPYSFKVPGGWEEAPVSIADLGGTEIDLRFGNPKEGRLSVIVAPTRRFADDLEDATIEKIGSPEKVINAFGPEVIGENVEGKVLATATAEYSGRTYYQFELEPPHIFITATAAGNRLYLFSVTANGLQWKRHYKDLKQIAESFRVA; this comes from the exons ATGGCCTCGCAGTGGCAGGGCAGGGCCTGCTGGCAGGGCGGATCCCTGGGCTGTCTGAACCTGATAAAAATG ATAGGTTGGAGAACATACCGTAGGCCAGATGAGAAGTCGGGTGGGCACGGAGTCGGTTGGAGTCCAATCATCCCCTACAGTTTCAAAGTTCCTGGTGGCTGGGAAGAG GCGCCAGTGTCGATTGCTGATCTCGGTGGCACGGAGATCGACCTACGGTTCGGGAACCCAAAGGAGGGCCGATTATCCGTCATCGTAGCACCCACTCGGAGGTTTGCAG ATGACCTTGAGGATGCCACAATCGAGAAGATCGGCTCACCAGAGAAGGTGATCAATGCCTTTGGACCAGAGGTCATCGGCGAGAATGTGGAAGGGAAGGTTTTGGCCACAGCCACAGCAGAGTATTCTGGAAGAACGTACTACCAGTTTGAGCTGGAGCCACCCCATATCTTCATCACGGCTACTGCTGCTGGGAATAGGCTCTACCTGTTCAGCGTAACTGCAAATG ggttGCAATGGAAGAGGCATTACAAGGATCTGAAGCAAATAGCAGAATCATTCCGCGTAGCCTAG
- the LOC124651974 gene encoding O-fucosyltransferase 38, whose protein sequence is MTVRSNGGLNQMRTGICDMIAVARLVNATLVIPQLDKRSFWQDTSTFKDIFNEPSFIKALEGDVHIVTDLPETLQSAVRARKHFTSWSGASYYEGAKELWKDHKVVHIPKSDSRLANNGLPIDIQRLRCRCLYQALRFSDQIEDLGKKLVERLKSRGRFIALHLRYEKDMLAFTGCTYGLSESEADELRILREKTSHWKLKDINSTEQRTGGNCPLTPLEVGMFLRAMGYTESTWIYLAAGEIYGGDKYISKLRSYFPNLVSKEVLATKEELEKFRNHASQVAALDYIISVESDVFVPSHSGNMARAVEGHRRFLGHRKTLSPDRRGLVELFGLIQKGELMEGPKLSSLILRMHKYRQGAPRKRYASLPGSKGRERLRTEESFYENPFPECICLTGKN, encoded by the exons ATGACTGTTAGAAGTAATGGAGGACTCAACCAAATGCGAACTGGA ATCTGTGATATGATTGCAGTTGCCCGCTTGGTGAATGCAACACTTGTTATTCCTCAGTTAGACAAGCGATCATTTTGGCAAGATACCAG TACATTCAAAGACATCTTCAATGAGCCTAGTTTTATTAAAGCTTTGGAAGGCGATGTCCATATCGTAACTGACTTGCCCGAAACTTTGCAATCTGCTGTGAGAGCTCGGAAACACTTTACTTCATGGTCTGGTGCAAGTTATTACGAGGGGGCAAAAGAACTTTGGAAGGATCACAAG GTAGTTCACATCCCGAAATCTGATTCACGTCTTGCAAACAATGGTCTTCCAATTGATATCCAGAGATTGAGATGCCGCTGTCTTTACCAAGCTTTGCGTTTCTCAGATCAAATTGAGGACCTTGGAAAG AAGCTTGTGGAGCGTCTGAAATCACGCGGAAGATTTATTGCTCTTCATCTGCGATATGAAAAAGATATGCTAGCATTTACGGGCTGCACTTATGGTCTGAGTGAATCAGAAGCGGATGAGCTGAGAATCTTGAG AGAGAAAACAAGCCATTGGAAATTGAAGGACATTAATTCAACTGAACAGAGAACAGGAGGTAATTGCCCACTGACTCCCCTCGAGGTGGGGATGTTTTTACGTGCGATGGGATATACCGAGTCCACGTGGATTTACCTTGCAGCTGGTGAAATTTATGGTGGTGATAAGTATATATCAAAATTGAGATCGTACTTTCCGAACTTGGTTAGCAAG GAGGTGTTAGCAACAAAAGAAGAGCTTGAGAAGTTCAGGAATCACGCTTCTCAAGTAGCAGCCCTTGACTACATTATTTCAGTGGAAAGTGACGTGTTTGTTCCATCCCACTCTGGTAATATGGCAAGAGCTGTTGAGGGCCATCGTCGATTTCTGGGTCATCGCAAGACTTTGAGTCCTGATAG gagaggattggtggaactCTTTGGTTTAATTCAAAAGGGGGAACTTATGGAAGGTCCTAAGCTGTCTTCACTTATTTTGCGAATGCATAAATACAG GCAAGGAGCTCCAAGGAAGAGATATGCTTCCTTGCCAGGTAGCAAGGGGAGAGAACGTCTCAGGACTGAAGAATCCTTTTATGAAAATCCATTCCCTGAGTGCATCTGCCTGACTGGGAAGAACTGA